The Saccopteryx leptura isolate mSacLep1 chromosome 2, mSacLep1_pri_phased_curated, whole genome shotgun sequence genome has a window encoding:
- the FCRLA gene encoding Fc receptor-like A isoform X4 yields the protein MEIPSVLPLPAAASDRAGCLPYHPWGHMLLWTALLFLAPATTAGTPAQFPKAVVSLEPPWFNVLQEDNVTLNCLGTHSPGDRSTQWFHNGIIIPNRDQPSYSFKASLSDQGNYSCQTNQTNLSDPVYLNVTADWLLLQTPRLVFQEGEPIVLRCHRWRNQPLQRVIFFQDKKNKRLFHTYDVNSNFSIPQANTSHSGKYHCTGHGTKMLYTSRPVSITVRASSSSLLGDTFLVTVIVAVVAGIAAVAGVAVLVVWVCLKRNRSSANLTDTEEAAKVEAENTITYSLLQHPEAAEDETGHSDYKNA from the exons ATGGAGATCCCATCAGTCCTGCCCCTCCCTGCTGCAGCCAGTGACAGGGCTGGGTGCCTGCCCTACCATCCTTGGGGCCACATGCTACTGTGGACAGCTCTGCTATTTCTGG CTCCTGCCACTACCGCCGGGACCCCTG CACAATTCCCAAAGGCCGTGGTGAGCCTGGAGCCCCCCTGGTTCAACGTGCTCCAGGAAGACAATGTGACTCTGAACTGCCTGGGGACCCACAGCCCTGGGGATCGCTCCACCCAGTGGTTTCATAATGGGATCATCATCCCTAACCGGGACCAGCCCAGCTACAGCTTCAAGGCCAGCCTCAGTGACCAGGGCAACTACAGCTGCCAGACAAACCAGACCAACCTCAGCGACCCTGTGTATCTGAATGTGACTGCCG ACTGGCTGCTGCTCCAGACCCCACGCCTGGTGTTCCAGGAGGGGGAGCCCATCGTGCTGAGATGCCACCGCTGGAGGAACCAGCCTCTGCAAAGGGTCATATTCTTTCAGGATAAAAAAAACAAGCGTTTATTTCATACATACGACGTGAATTCCAACTTTTCAATCCCACAAGCAAACACCAGTCACAGTGGCAAGTACCACTGCACAGGTCACGGGACCAAAATGCTATACACATCACGGCCTGTGAGCATCACTGTCCGAG CATCCAGCTCGAGCCTTCTGGGTGACACCTTCCTGGTGACAGTCATTGTGGCCGTGGTCGCCGGCATTGCTGCAGTGGCCGGTGTGGCTGTCCTGGTGGTCTGGGTCTGCCTCAAGCGAAACCGGAGTTCAG CCAACCTCACTGACACTGAAGAGGCTGCCAAAGTGGAG GCCGAGAACACAATCACCTACTCCCTTCTCCAGCACCCGGAGGCGGCAGAGGATGAGACGGGGCACTCGGATTACAAGAACGCGTAG